From the Deltaproteobacteria bacterium genome, the window CCCGCCCAAGCGGCTGTGGTCATGATCCCCGCCATTATTCCCGCCATTGCCATGTTGATCATCGTTCTTTTCATCGTGTCGATCTCCTTGTTTCAAAGTGTGGTTGAAAACCTGCACGATCCTAGATCAAGATGCATGCCGGAACATCAAATATAACGGTTTCAATAGGTTATCCGTTTTGCATGCGGGATGGTCTCGACAATGGCCGCCTCAGGCTCGACAACAATGTCGAAGGCATACGTGGGAGGGGACCTCAGAGGACGCGGCTTGAGTTCAGAAAAGGCGGGCGGATAAGACTCTATCCCCGTCGGCCCGTATACGGGCTCTGTCGCTTGGCGCAGACCGGGCGATGGAGTAGAGCGAGGACTTTGCCGGTTTTCATCCGATTCGAATCCCAGGTTTCAAGGTTCGAGGGCCGACTTGCAGGCGGGGCTTCATGACCGATTTCCATTTGCCATGATCTCCGCAGCGCGGTGAATGGCCCGGCGGATGCGTTCATAGGTGCCGCATCGACAGATGTTGGCGGACATGGCCTCGTCTATCTCCAGATCGTTCGGCTTCGGATTGTCGGCGAGAAGAGCCGCGGCGGACATGATTTGTCCGGGCTGGCAGTAGCCGCACTGAGGAACATTCTCGGCGATCCAGGCTTGCTGCACCGGATGGGCGCCGTCGGGCGAGAGCCCCTCGATGGTGACGATCCGTTTGCCGGAGACGGAGGATATCGGGGTCACGCACGAGCGGACGGCCCGGCCGTTCACATGAACCGTGCAGGCGCCGCACACCGACTTGCCGCAGCCGTACTTGGCGCCTTTCAATCCGATGTACTCCCTGAGCACCCATAGCAGGGGGGTGTTCGAAGGCGCATCCACCTCGTATTCTTTCCCGTTGACGTTGATCGAAACCATGGGCGCTTCCTTTTATTCCAATCTATATGAGCTTGCCGTGTTTGATCGGGAGCCGTCGAATCCGCTTACCCGTTATGGCGAAGAGGGCGTTGCAGATCGCCGGGGCAATGGGCGGGACGCCCGGTTCTCCGATTCCGGCCGGCAGGCCGTTACTCGGCACAAGGTGGACATGCGTCTCGAAGGGAGCTTCGTTGATCCGCGCCACCGGGTAATCGTCGTAATTGGATTGCCGGATTTGCCCGTTCGCCGCCGTGATCTCACCCATGAGGGCAATGCTCGTGGCGAACACCGCCGCCCCCTCGAACTGAGCCCGCGTGAGCTCCGGGTGTACCACCCGTCCCGCATCCACCGCGAAATCCACGCGTGGAATTGAGATCCGTCCTTGATCGTCGAGCCGGACGTCGACCACAGCCGCCACATAGGTGAGGAAACTCCGGTGCGCGGCAAAGCCCAGCGAACGCCCCTCTTCGGGTTTGCGCTTCGCCCACCCCGATTTCTCCGCCGCCACTTCGATGACGTTCCGCAGACGGCCCGTCTCCCATGGATATTGGTCGAGCGGCTTTCCATAGTTCACGTAGGTCGTATTCTCCGCCTCGAAGTCGATGGTGCGGGGACGGCCGAGAACCTCCAAGAAGTAGTCGACGCGGTCACGGTCCGCGGCGGCGGCGAGTTCATCGATGAACGACTGAACGGAAAACGCGTGATAGATGTTGGCCACCGACCGCAGCCAGCCGATCCGGACGTGGGCCTTCGCCGGCCCATTCTCGACACGAAGGTTCGGAATATCGAAGGGCAGGTCCGTCAAGCCCTGGCCAAGGTGCATCGGGTCGCCGTAACCCTCGTTTTCGTCAAAGAGAGACATAATGGGCGGGAAAACCGATCGTTGGAGCCAAGCCGTCGGCTTGCCGTTGTGGCCAAGGGCCGCCTTGAGGTACATGCCCGCCACGGCGTTATAATAATCGAACCGGATGTCATCCTCCCGGGTCCAGGTTACTTGAACCGGTTTCCCGACCTGCTTCGACAACATGGCCGCCTCGACCACGTAATCGGGTTTCGACTTTCGTCCGAACCCGCCGCCGAGGAGGGTAACGTGGCAGGTGACGTCTTCCTTCGTAATCTTCAGGGCCGCGGCCACCGCATTCTGTACGGCCTGCGGATTCTGTGTCGCCGCCCGAACTTCGACCTTACCGTCCTTGTACGCGGCCACGGCCGCGGGGGGCTCCATGGGAGCGTGGGCGAGAAGGGGCACGTAATATTCGGCCTCATGAATGCGTTCAGCCCGCGAGAATTCGGCTTCCACGTCGCCGATGTTGCGTATCACCCTTTGTGGGTTCCGCGCTGTCTCGAGCAGGGATTCCCTGTAGGCTTCCGAATCATAACCCGCGTTAGGGCCCGGTTCCCACTCGACCGTCAGTTTCTTGCGCCCCTCGATGGCCGCCCAGGTACGGTCCGCAATCACCGCGACCCCTCCCAGGGCCTTGAATGCGTAGGGCGGTTTGGCCTCTTCGATGACGATCGTCCGTCTTACCCCTGGTATCTTGAGTGTCTCCCGGTCTTCATAGGATTTCAGTTTTCCGCCGAGGGCCGGGGGCCGTTCGATCGACGCGAAAACCATGCCCGGCAAATGGGCGTCGATGCCGTACTCGGCCTTGCCTGTGCAGATCTCGGTAATGTCGACGATGGGCACTCCTTTGCCGATGTAGCGGAACTCGCCCGGTGTTTTGAATCGCAGTTCCTCCGTCTTGGGCGCCGGCAGCCCGGCCGCCGATTCCGCGAGTTCGCCGTAGTCGAGACTTCGGTCGCCGGAGAGGTGAACGATGCGGTGGTTGGACGCGCGGCATTCTTCGACAGGAACGGCCCACTTGGCGGCTGCTGCGCGTTCGAGCATGAGACGCGCCGTGGCTCCCGCCCTCCGCATGACGTCATAGAAATCGCGGATGGATCTCGACCCGTCGGTATCCTGGCTGCCATACTTTGCATCGCCGATGGCCTGCTCGATCCGGACCCGCTTCCAGTCGGCATCCAATTCATCGGCCACGACCATGGGCAATGCGGTGCGAATCCCCGTTCCCATCTCCGAGCGGTGGGCGACGATAATCACCGTACCGGTGGGCTCGATTCCCAGATAGACGCCGGGCCGCCATTCAGCCTCTCCCGCCGTTCCATCGGACGCTTTTCTGAACGAAGCGCGCGCCGAAAGGATCAGCGCCCCTGCTGAGAAGATTGTTTTGAGAATGCCCCATCGACGGATGCGAATTACCCTGCTC encodes:
- a CDS encoding (2Fe-2S)-binding protein, coding for MVSINVNGKEYEVDAPSNTPLLWVLREYIGLKGAKYGCGKSVCGACTVHVNGRAVRSCVTPISSVSGKRIVTIEGLSPDGAHPVQQAWIAENVPQCGYCQPGQIMSAAALLADNPKPNDLEIDEAMSANICRCGTYERIRRAIHRAAEIMANGNRS
- a CDS encoding xanthine dehydrogenase family protein molybdopterin-binding subunit, whose amino-acid sequence is MSRVIRIRRWGILKTIFSAGALILSARASFRKASDGTAGEAEWRPGVYLGIEPTGTVIIVAHRSEMGTGIRTALPMVVADELDADWKRVRIEQAIGDAKYGSQDTDGSRSIRDFYDVMRRAGATARLMLERAAAAKWAVPVEECRASNHRIVHLSGDRSLDYGELAESAAGLPAPKTEELRFKTPGEFRYIGKGVPIVDITEICTGKAEYGIDAHLPGMVFASIERPPALGGKLKSYEDRETLKIPGVRRTIVIEEAKPPYAFKALGGVAVIADRTWAAIEGRKKLTVEWEPGPNAGYDSEAYRESLLETARNPQRVIRNIGDVEAEFSRAERIHEAEYYVPLLAHAPMEPPAAVAAYKDGKVEVRAATQNPQAVQNAVAAALKITKEDVTCHVTLLGGGFGRKSKPDYVVEAAMLSKQVGKPVQVTWTREDDIRFDYYNAVAGMYLKAALGHNGKPTAWLQRSVFPPIMSLFDENEGYGDPMHLGQGLTDLPFDIPNLRVENGPAKAHVRIGWLRSVANIYHAFSVQSFIDELAAAADRDRVDYFLEVLGRPRTIDFEAENTTYVNYGKPLDQYPWETGRLRNVIEVAAEKSGWAKRKPEEGRSLGFAAHRSFLTYVAAVVDVRLDDQGRISIPRVDFAVDAGRVVHPELTRAQFEGAAVFATSIALMGEITAANGQIRQSNYDDYPVARINEAPFETHVHLVPSNGLPAGIGEPGVPPIAPAICNALFAITGKRIRRLPIKHGKLI